Sequence from the bacterium genome:
TCAAGGCCGGGTATCAGGCGGTGTACGACGCGGATCTGAAAGGCTATTTCGATTCGATTCCGCATGACAAGCTTCTCGCTTGTGTGCGTCAGAGAGTGGTGGACCGGAGTGTGCTCAAGCTGATCCGGATGTGGCTGAAAAGCCCTGTTGTAGAACCGGGCGGCCCAGGCGAGCCGGAGCAATGGAATCGTCCCCGCCGAGGAACTCCTCAAGGTGGGGTGATTTCGCCGCTGCTCAGTAATCTGTACCTGCATTGGTTCGACAAGCTGTTTCATCGAGCTGATGGTCCGGCCCAGTGGGCGGGAGCCAAGCTGGTGCGTTACGCCGATGACTTTGTCGTGCTGGCGCGCTACCAAGGTGATGGCCTGACGGGCTGGACGGAATCGAAACTCGAGGGCTGGCTCGGGTTGGAGATCAATCGGGACAAGACGCGGGTGGTCAACCTGAAGGACGAAGGAGCGAGTCTGGACTTTCTGGGCTTCACGTTTCGCTACCACGACGACCTGGAAGGGCGCGGGTGGCGGTATTTGCATGTGGCCCCGTCGGCGAAGGCACTCAAGAGGGAGCGGGGGAAGCTGCACGAGATGACCAATCATCGACAGTGCTTCAAGCCGATCCCGCGACTGATTGAGGAGCTGAACCGGCACCTGGAAGGCTGGCGGAACTACTTCGACTTTGGGCATCCCCGCAAAGGGTTCCGTGACATCAACGCGTACGTTCGTTACCGTCTCACGCAGCATCTGAGACGGCGCAGCCAACGGCCCTTCCGACCGCCGAAGGGCGTCACCTTCTATGAGCAACTCGAACGTTTTGGGCTGCTGTATCTGTGAAGGGGGCCACCGTGCAACTGCCTGTGCATGCCTGAGGCGAAAGTCTCCAGGAGAGCCGGATGCGGGAAATCCGCTTGTCCGGTTCGACGAGGGGAGAGTGGGTCACACCTCGGTGTCGCCCTCTCTCCTACTCTACCGAGGTCGTCCGGGGCCGTGAGGGTGTCGCGGTTTTCGAGGAACCACAGGTTGCGATCGCGGTCGTTCTGGATGTCCTGCCATCTGCGGTTGCCCTCCGCGTCGCGCTGCCGCCGTTCAGCGTTGATCTCGTCGATCCACTGCTGGGCCGTCTGACGGTCAACCCAGCCGGAGTCGTCGTCCCAATAGACTTTGTCTCCGTCGGAGGCGAGGACCTCGCCGGTGGTTGGGTCCACCAGGTCCGGCAGTGCGGGGGCAGCGGCCTGGGCGGCGTTGTCCACCGTTTGCTGCGCCGTCTGTGCGAGCGCCAGCGAGAGATTGAGAGCCGTGTTGAGGCTGACGCCGGCCAGCAACAGGCCGAGGCCGGCCATCATGCCGACGTAGACCGCACCGTCGGGCAGGCCCTGAGCTGCAAGGGCGTCCACGACCAGATCGGCCTCTTCGTTGAGGCGCTCCATCGCGGCTTCCAGCTCGGCTTCGCTGAGAGCGCCGGCCGAATCCCGGACCCCAGAGGGAGGCGGCGGTGTCGCGGCCACGTCGGGAGTGCCGGGTTGGCCGCCGCCGCCCGACGTGCTGACCTCCGCGGGAGCCGCCGGGCCCGCCGCCGTGGGTGTGAAGAGGAAATCGTAGCGGGCCG
This genomic interval carries:
- a CDS encoding group II intron reverse transcriptase/maturase gives rise to the protein MATLLILEPIFEEDFEDCSYGFRPGRSAHQALEEIRGHIKAGYQAVYDADLKGYFDSIPHDKLLACVRQRVVDRSVLKLIRMWLKSPVVEPGGPGEPEQWNRPRRGTPQGGVISPLLSNLYLHWFDKLFHRADGPAQWAGAKLVRYADDFVVLARYQGDGLTGWTESKLEGWLGLEINRDKTRVVNLKDEGASLDFLGFTFRYHDDLEGRGWRYLHVAPSAKALKRERGKLHEMTNHRQCFKPIPRLIEELNRHLEGWRNYFDFGHPRKGFRDINAYVRYRLTQHLRRRSQRPFRPPKGVTFYEQLERFGLLYL